The sequence CTTTCAAATAACGCAGGCCTGTTGTTTTACGCCGAATTTAAGCACGCAGCTGGTCTTGACCAAATTATTGATCAAGCGGCGGCACAATTAAGCGAAAAACATATTGGCCCTCATTATTCTAAAACTAGCTTACTCAATCAAATGCTGGAACTGAATATTGCCGGTTACGGCAATGATGTCGCGGCCGACGCGCTACAACGACCCAGTCATGAAACAGGTCCATGGGACGACTGATTTAGCACCACAACCGACTATTTCTCGTTTTTTAAGTGCGCTAACTTGTGATGATGTTCTGCACTTGAACCGTTTGATTTTAACTTTGGCGCTCGATTATATCAGTACTAAACATATTGACACGGTCATGCTTGATGTTGATTCGACGCATTGTGATACCTTTGGTCATCAAGAAGCTGCTAGTTTCAATGCGCATTATGGGGTTACTGGTTTCCATCCGCTAGTGGCCTATATCGCGCAGCTGAATTTGCTTTTAGGAATCAAGCAACGTCCAGGCAATCAGTACACCAGCACTGGTGTCAAAGAATTCTTAGCCCCGATCTTTGCGGCTTTTTGTGAATTGCCGTTTGATGTTCAGTTGATTTTACGCGGTGATAGTGGTTTTGCGACGCCTGAGCTTTATACGCTCTGCGAATTTTATGATGTAAAATATGTGATCCGCCTGAAGCAAAACGCCGCTTTAGACCAACTAGCTGATGAATTCACACCAGTAGTGCCCAAGCATTTTGATCAGAATTCGGTCATCTATGGTGAATTCAACTACGCGGCCAAGAGCTGGTCGATTGATCGACGTGTCCTAGTAAAATCGACGCAT comes from Limosilactobacillus sp. and encodes:
- a CDS encoding IS1380 family transposase; translated protein: MKQVHGTTDLAPQPTISRFLSALTCDDVLHLNRLILTLALDYISTKHIDTVMLDVDSTHCDTFGHQEAASFNAHYGVTGFHPLVAYIAQLNLLLGIKQRPGNQYTSTGVKEFLAPIFAAFCELPFDVQLILRGDSGFATPELYTLCEFYDVKYVIRLKQNAALDQLADEFTPVVPKHFDQNSVIYGEFNYAAKSWSIDRRVLVKSTHQVGELFFERQYMVTNMTEAGVKLLYLAYQKRGAMENLIKESKAGFFMDKTNSHTVAIIEDLYRQWTQVFYLKSAFTTVIVLV